The Diaphorobacter ruginosibacter genome contains a region encoding:
- the mnmE gene encoding tRNA uridine-5-carboxymethylaminomethyl(34) synthesis GTPase MnmE has product MLARHQDPVVAIATAPGRGAVGIVRVSGRGLGGFVEQLLGRKPNPREAHYLPFADKDGQAIDHGLALFFPGPHSYTGEDVLELQAHGGPVVLQLLVARCLELARTALPRLRLAEPGEFTERAFLNNKIDLAQAEAIADLIDASTEAAARSAGRSLSGAFSKEIHTLRDALIHLRMLVEATLDFPEEEIDFLKKADAAGQLERLQLQLARVMQRAQQGALLREGIKVVIAGQPNAGKSSLLNALAGAELAIVTPIAGTTRDKVQQTIQIEGVPLHVIDTAGLRESDDEVEKIGIARAWEEIKAADAVLFLHDLTRWHEPDYAAADARIASALADQLHEQVPVIDVWNKTDAATPEAAAAYATLQPGRVAQVQLSARTGDGLAALRRQLLEMAGWQSAPEGVYIARARHVAALSEVDSHLMESAAQIHSDSPALDLLAEELRLAQNALNSITGEFTSDDLLGVIFSSFCIGK; this is encoded by the coding sequence ATGCTCGCCCGTCACCAAGATCCCGTCGTCGCCATCGCCACCGCACCCGGGCGCGGGGCCGTGGGCATCGTCCGGGTGTCGGGCAGGGGGCTGGGCGGTTTCGTCGAGCAGCTCCTCGGGCGCAAGCCGAATCCCCGCGAGGCGCATTACCTGCCTTTCGCGGACAAGGACGGGCAGGCGATCGACCATGGCCTGGCCCTGTTCTTCCCGGGACCGCACAGCTATACCGGCGAGGATGTGCTGGAACTGCAGGCGCATGGCGGGCCGGTGGTGCTGCAGCTGCTGGTGGCGCGCTGCCTGGAGCTCGCGCGCACGGCGCTGCCGCGCCTGCGCCTCGCGGAACCCGGCGAATTCACGGAGCGTGCGTTCCTCAACAACAAGATCGACCTGGCGCAGGCCGAGGCGATTGCCGACCTGATCGACGCCAGCACGGAGGCGGCTGCACGCAGCGCGGGGCGCTCGCTCTCGGGTGCGTTCTCCAAGGAAATCCACACGCTGCGCGATGCGCTGATCCACCTGCGCATGCTCGTGGAAGCGACACTGGACTTCCCCGAAGAGGAAATCGACTTCCTGAAGAAGGCCGATGCCGCCGGGCAGCTGGAGCGGCTGCAGCTGCAACTGGCGCGCGTGATGCAGCGTGCGCAGCAGGGCGCGCTGCTGCGCGAAGGCATCAAGGTGGTGATCGCGGGGCAGCCGAACGCAGGCAAGAGCTCGCTGCTCAACGCGCTGGCCGGTGCCGAGCTGGCCATCGTCACGCCGATTGCAGGCACCACGCGCGACAAGGTGCAGCAGACCATCCAGATCGAGGGCGTGCCGCTGCACGTGATCGACACGGCGGGCCTGCGCGAGAGCGACGACGAGGTCGAGAAGATCGGCATCGCGCGCGCCTGGGAGGAAATCAAGGCCGCCGATGCCGTGCTGTTCCTGCACGACCTCACCCGCTGGCACGAGCCCGACTACGCGGCCGCCGACGCACGGATCGCGAGCGCGCTGGCCGACCAGCTGCACGAGCAGGTGCCCGTGATCGACGTGTGGAACAAGACCGACGCGGCCACCCCGGAAGCGGCCGCAGCGTACGCCACGCTGCAGCCCGGCCGCGTGGCCCAGGTGCAGCTGTCCGCGCGCACCGGCGACGGCCTGGCGGCGCTGCGCCGCCAGCTTCTGGAGATGGCCGGATGGCAGTCGGCGCCCGAAGGCGTCTACATCGCCCGGGCACGCCACGTCGCGGCCCTGTCCGAGGTGGACTCCCACCTCATGGAGTCCGCGGCCCAGATCCATTCGGACAGCCCTGCACTCGACCTGCTGGCGGAAGAGCTGCGGCTGGCACAGAACGCACTCAACTCGATCACGGGCGAATTCACGTCCGATGATTTGCTGGGGGTGATTTTTTCTTCGTTCTGCATCGGGAAGTAG
- a CDS encoding Crp/Fnr family transcriptional regulator, protein MNTVVNRADGKVDLHGLVQAISHATAEDSLNNLLTAEQWDLLSAYLLPVSLPAGQVLFAQGTTDRTLYLLESGTLSVHFEDEKQRLRLAIVGPGSVVGEGAFFSHLPRSATVQAGAPCKLWSLPAMRFTELSNRQPAVALHLVMAVGAVLSKRLGNRKRRVAST, encoded by the coding sequence ATGAATACCGTAGTCAATAGAGCGGATGGAAAGGTGGATCTGCATGGATTGGTGCAGGCCATCAGCCATGCCACCGCGGAAGACAGTCTCAACAACCTGCTCACGGCCGAGCAGTGGGATCTGCTGTCGGCCTATCTGCTGCCCGTGTCGTTGCCTGCTGGGCAGGTGCTGTTCGCACAGGGTACGACCGACCGCACGCTGTATCTGCTGGAAAGCGGTACGCTGAGCGTGCACTTCGAGGACGAGAAGCAGCGCCTGCGTCTCGCGATCGTAGGTCCTGGCTCCGTTGTGGGCGAGGGGGCGTTCTTCTCGCATCTTCCACGCTCTGCGACGGTGCAGGCGGGCGCGCCGTGCAAGCTCTGGAGCCTGCCTGCCATGCGGTTCACCGAGCTGTCGAATCGTCAACCGGCAGTCGCACTCCATCTGGTGATGGCTGTGGGCGCCGTCCTCTCGAAGCGGCTCGGAAACCGCAAGCGTCGGGTGGCATCTACCTGA
- the gsiB gene encoding glutathione ABC transporter substrate-binding protein GsiB translates to MTNTASTRRIAQSLLALAAFAASGAALAAASNPVLAIAYPPETLDPYNTNTTMTTAVTKTFYEGLFQFDKDLKVKNVLAESYDVSKDGLVYTFKLRKGVKFHDGSDFNAEAVKVNLERVMDPANRLLRITQFNRISKVEAVDASTVRITLKEPFGPFINSLAHASAAMISPAALKKWGSKDIAFHPVGTGPFEFVEWKPTEAIIGKKFGGYWKKGYPKVDQITWKPVPENNTRSAMLQTGEADFAFPLPYEQAANLKKNDKVEVVNTPSIIVRFLSLNMLQKPYDNAKVRQAIAYAINKEALAKVAFGGYAIPAQGIVPQGIQYAVKMEPIPYNVNKAKELLKEAGYPNGFESVIWSGYNNTTSQKVAQFVQQQLAQVGIKLKVQILEPGQRSEMVDAWPDPKTAGVRMYYIGWSSSTGEADWALRPLFATEAWAPKLQNVAYYSNEVVDSGIAKALVTTDSNERAELYKSVQEQLMKDLPRIPLVTEVNLSGHAKRLSGVYVMPDANLNVDEIAVK, encoded by the coding sequence ACACCAACACGACCATGACCACGGCCGTGACCAAGACGTTCTACGAAGGCCTGTTCCAGTTCGACAAGGACCTCAAGGTGAAGAACGTGCTGGCCGAGAGCTATGACGTCTCCAAGGACGGCCTCGTCTACACCTTCAAGCTCAGGAAGGGCGTGAAGTTCCACGACGGCAGCGACTTCAACGCCGAGGCCGTGAAGGTCAATCTCGAGCGCGTGATGGACCCCGCCAACCGCCTGCTGCGCATCACGCAGTTCAACCGCATCTCCAAGGTGGAAGCGGTCGACGCATCGACCGTGCGCATCACGCTCAAGGAACCGTTCGGCCCGTTCATCAACTCGCTCGCGCACGCATCCGCCGCGATGATCTCGCCCGCCGCGCTCAAGAAGTGGGGCAGCAAGGACATCGCGTTCCACCCCGTGGGCACCGGCCCGTTCGAGTTCGTGGAGTGGAAGCCGACCGAGGCCATCATCGGCAAGAAGTTCGGCGGCTACTGGAAGAAGGGCTATCCCAAGGTGGACCAGATCACCTGGAAGCCGGTTCCCGAGAACAACACCCGCTCCGCGATGCTGCAGACGGGCGAGGCCGACTTCGCGTTCCCGCTGCCCTACGAGCAGGCCGCCAACCTGAAGAAGAACGACAAGGTGGAAGTGGTGAACACGCCTTCCATCATCGTGCGCTTCCTGAGCCTGAACATGCTGCAGAAGCCTTATGACAACGCCAAGGTACGCCAGGCGATCGCCTATGCGATCAACAAGGAGGCGCTGGCCAAGGTGGCGTTCGGCGGCTATGCGATCCCCGCGCAGGGCATCGTGCCGCAGGGCATCCAGTACGCGGTGAAGATGGAGCCGATCCCCTACAACGTGAACAAGGCCAAGGAACTGCTGAAGGAAGCCGGCTACCCCAACGGCTTTGAGTCGGTGATCTGGAGCGGCTACAACAACACCACCAGCCAGAAGGTGGCGCAGTTCGTGCAGCAGCAGCTCGCACAGGTCGGCATCAAGCTGAAGGTGCAGATCCTGGAGCCGGGCCAGCGCTCCGAAATGGTGGATGCATGGCCCGATCCGAAGACCGCCGGCGTGCGCATGTACTACATCGGCTGGTCGTCGTCGACGGGTGAAGCCGACTGGGCGCTGCGTCCGCTGTTCGCGACGGAAGCCTGGGCTCCCAAGCTGCAGAACGTGGCGTACTACAGCAACGAAGTGGTGGACAGCGGCATCGCCAAGGCGCTGGTGACCACCGACTCCAACGAGCGCGCGGAACTCTACAAGTCGGTGCAGGAACAGCTCATGAAGGACCTGCCGCGCATTCCGCTGGTCACCGAGGTGAACCTTTCGGGCCACGCCAAGCGCCTGTCCGGCGTCTATGTGATGCCTGATGCGAACCTCAACGTCGATGAAATTGCGGTGAAGTAA
- a CDS encoding adenine phosphoribosyltransferase yields the protein MQQPEQLSVNEYLRQHIRTVADWPAPGVQFRDITPLLQDPKVFRVLVDAFVHRYMDKDLRPDVVAGLDARGFIIGAVIAYELNVGFVPIRKKGKLPFTTVEETYELEYGSATVELHSDAVKPGDRVLLIDDLIATGGTMMAGKKLLERLGATVTEGAVIVDLPELGGSQRLRDAGLKIFNLVDFDGH from the coding sequence ATGCAGCAGCCCGAGCAACTGAGCGTCAACGAATACCTGCGCCAACACATCCGCACGGTTGCGGACTGGCCGGCCCCCGGCGTGCAGTTCCGCGACATCACGCCGCTGCTGCAGGACCCCAAGGTGTTCCGCGTGCTCGTCGATGCCTTCGTGCATCGCTACATGGACAAGGACCTGCGCCCCGACGTGGTGGCCGGCCTCGATGCGCGCGGCTTCATCATCGGCGCGGTGATCGCCTATGAGCTCAACGTCGGCTTCGTGCCGATCCGCAAGAAGGGCAAGCTGCCCTTCACCACGGTCGAGGAGACTTACGAGCTCGAATATGGCAGCGCCACCGTCGAGCTGCACTCCGACGCCGTCAAGCCCGGCGATCGCGTCCTGCTGATCGACGACCTGATCGCCACGGGCGGCACGATGATGGCCGGCAAGAAGCTGCTCGAACGTCTGGGCGCCACGGTCACCGAAGGCGCCGTCATCGTCGACCTGCCCGAGCTCGGCGGCTCACAGCGCCTGCGCGACGCGGGCCTGAAGATCTTCAACCTGGTGGATTTCGACGGCCACTGA
- a CDS encoding aspartate/glutamate racemase family protein yields the protein MNPSPRTVGILAGMGPAAGVDFVRLFVGACEAWLREHGQPVLDQAYPEHWMAQLPIPDRTRALTDPAAPQPLEAMLRGLNQLTALGAVAVAIPCNTAHAWHAALQERVPQVELLHIASETAAEIRRLGHPRVALLATQGTYDTGLYDEAFAAQGIECVLPGDEARIWLMQGIYDGVKAGDMRLAEQRFTQVAQQLRATHGDIALVMACTEIPLALPQAPEARDWTLVDPSAILAAALAARAYGQP from the coding sequence ATGAATCCTTCTCCCCGGACCGTAGGCATCCTCGCCGGCATGGGCCCCGCGGCGGGTGTCGATTTCGTGCGCCTCTTCGTGGGCGCCTGCGAAGCCTGGCTGCGCGAGCACGGTCAGCCCGTGCTGGACCAGGCCTATCCCGAGCACTGGATGGCGCAACTGCCCATCCCGGACCGCACGCGCGCGCTCACCGACCCGGCCGCACCGCAGCCGCTCGAGGCGATGCTCCGCGGCCTGAACCAGCTCACCGCGCTGGGCGCCGTGGCCGTCGCGATTCCCTGCAATACGGCGCACGCCTGGCATGCCGCGCTGCAGGAGCGTGTGCCGCAGGTCGAACTGCTGCACATCGCGAGCGAAACCGCCGCCGAGATCCGGCGCCTGGGCCACCCGCGCGTGGCCCTGCTGGCAACGCAGGGCACCTACGACACCGGCCTGTACGACGAGGCCTTCGCCGCGCAGGGCATCGAATGCGTGCTGCCCGGCGACGAGGCCCGCATCTGGCTCATGCAGGGCATCTACGACGGCGTGAAGGCCGGCGACATGCGGCTCGCCGAGCAGCGCTTCACCCAGGTCGCCCAGCAACTGCGCGCGACGCACGGCGACATTGCGCTGGTGATGGCATGCACCGAGATCCCGTTGGCCCTGCCGCAGGCCCCGGAGGCACGTGACTGGACGCTGGTCGATCCCTCGGCGATCCTCGCCGCAGCACTTGCCGCAAGGGCCTACGGGCAGCCGTAG
- the gsiD gene encoding glutathione ABC transporter permease GsiD — protein sequence MTTPSISPTPAAAAASAQDASVRTPWREFWRKFKKQHVAVAALVFVVLLVAIAVLAPYISPFDAENFFDYDRLNEGPSAMHWFGVDPLGRDIFSRILMGARISLAAGFFSVFIGCIIGTALGLLAGYYEGWWDRIVMRISDVLFAFPGILLALGVVAILGSSMINVIVAVAVFSVPAFARLVRGNTLVLKRMTYIESAQSIGANDWTIIMRHILPGTISGIVVYFTMRVGTSIITAASLSFLGMGAQPPTPEWGAMLNEARADMVNAPHVALFPSLAIFLTVLAFNLLGDGLRDALDPKIDRQT from the coding sequence ATGACCACCCCCTCCATTTCCCCCACTCCTGCCGCTGCGGCAGCCTCCGCGCAGGATGCGAGCGTGCGCACCCCCTGGCGCGAGTTCTGGCGCAAGTTCAAGAAGCAGCATGTCGCGGTCGCGGCGCTCGTGTTCGTGGTGCTGCTGGTTGCCATTGCGGTGCTCGCACCCTACATCTCGCCCTTCGATGCGGAGAACTTCTTTGACTACGACCGCCTGAACGAGGGCCCGTCGGCCATGCACTGGTTCGGCGTGGATCCGCTGGGCCGCGACATCTTCAGCCGCATCCTCATGGGGGCCCGCATTTCGCTGGCGGCGGGCTTCTTCTCGGTCTTCATCGGCTGCATCATCGGCACGGCGCTCGGCCTGCTCGCGGGCTACTACGAAGGCTGGTGGGACCGCATCGTGATGCGCATCTCCGACGTGCTGTTCGCCTTCCCCGGCATCCTGCTCGCGTTGGGTGTCGTGGCGATCCTCGGCAGCAGCATGATCAACGTGATCGTCGCGGTGGCGGTGTTCAGCGTGCCCGCGTTCGCCCGCCTGGTGCGCGGCAACACGCTCGTGCTCAAGCGAATGACCTACATCGAGTCGGCGCAGAGCATCGGCGCGAACGACTGGACCATCATCATGCGCCACATTCTTCCGGGAACGATCTCGGGCATCGTCGTGTACTTCACGATGCGCGTGGGCACGTCGATCATCACGGCCGCCAGCCTGTCCTTCCTGGGCATGGGCGCGCAACCGCCGACACCCGAATGGGGCGCGATGCTCAACGAGGCACGTGCCGACATGGTGAACGCGCCGCACGTCGCGCTGTTCCCCAGCCTCGCGATCTTCCTGACCGTGCTGGCATTCAACCTGCTGGGCGACGGCCTGCGCGACGCGCTCGACCCCAAGATCGACCGCCAGACATGA
- a CDS encoding M55 family metallopeptidase encodes MKILISVDIEGVAGVYHPEQVRAGNPEYERARRLMAEEANAAIAGAFDAGATEVYVNDSHGGFRNMPPDLLDARALAVQGKPRYLSMVAGVELGLHGVCFVGYHSRAQGRGILAHTINSFAFARISLNGVELGEAGIYGALAGTYGAPVIAASGDDVFIEETRGLFPGAEFVQVKRATGQTSGISLSPEQARAAIRKGVASAVQRAGGVKPFVIGGPVTVDLVTQSPALADLFCQWPTLERVDGCAVRFTAPEIESAVRMLNCFSAMSSMLR; translated from the coding sequence ATGAAGATTCTGATTTCCGTTGATATCGAAGGCGTGGCGGGGGTCTACCACCCCGAGCAGGTGCGCGCGGGCAACCCCGAGTACGAGCGCGCGCGCCGTCTGATGGCCGAGGAAGCGAATGCCGCGATTGCCGGGGCATTCGATGCGGGCGCAACCGAGGTCTACGTGAACGACTCGCACGGAGGCTTTCGCAACATGCCGCCCGATCTGCTCGATGCGCGCGCACTGGCCGTGCAGGGCAAGCCGCGGTACCTCAGCATGGTTGCGGGTGTGGAGCTGGGGCTTCACGGCGTGTGCTTCGTCGGCTACCACTCGCGTGCGCAGGGGCGCGGCATCCTGGCGCACACGATCAACAGTTTCGCCTTTGCGCGCATCAGCCTGAACGGCGTGGAGCTCGGCGAGGCCGGCATCTATGGCGCGCTGGCAGGAACCTATGGCGCGCCGGTGATCGCGGCGTCCGGCGATGACGTCTTCATCGAGGAAACCCGTGGCCTGTTTCCCGGAGCCGAGTTCGTGCAGGTCAAGCGTGCAACCGGCCAGACCAGCGGCATCAGCCTCTCGCCCGAGCAGGCGCGCGCAGCCATCCGCAAGGGCGTTGCATCCGCGGTGCAGCGGGCAGGAGGCGTGAAGCCGTTCGTGATCGGCGGACCGGTCACCGTGGACCTGGTCACGCAGTCTCCGGCGCTGGCCGACCTGTTCTGCCAGTGGCCGACGCTCGAGCGTGTGGACGGCTGCGCGGTGCGATTCACCGCACCTGAAATCGAGTCGGCGGTGCGCATGCTCAATTGCTTCTCCGCCATGTCCAGCATGCTGAGGTGA
- the gsiC gene encoding glutathione ABC transporter permease GsiC has translation MLNYFLKRLVGLLPTLLIVAILVFMFVHMLPGDPARLAAGPDADEATVQMVRKELGLDQPLPTQFVQFFGRMLQGDFGTSMSTHRPVSAEIGERFMPTLLLTFTSMVWSVIFGMGIGIISAVYRNQWPDRLGMAIAVSGISFPAFALGMLLMQIFSVDLGWLPTVGADTWKHYILPSITLGAAVAAVMARFTRASFVEVVSEDFVRTARAKGLNERVVILKHCLRNAMIPVVTMMGLQFGFLLGGSIVVEAVFNWPGVGRLLVDAVNTRDYPLIQTLVLMFSLEFILINLVVDMLYGYINPTIRYK, from the coding sequence ATGCTGAATTACTTCCTCAAACGATTGGTCGGCCTGCTGCCCACGCTGCTGATCGTCGCGATACTGGTGTTCATGTTCGTCCACATGCTGCCCGGCGACCCCGCGCGGCTGGCCGCCGGACCGGACGCCGATGAAGCCACGGTGCAGATGGTGCGCAAGGAACTGGGCCTGGACCAACCGCTGCCCACGCAGTTCGTGCAGTTCTTCGGACGCATGCTGCAGGGCGACTTCGGCACGTCGATGAGCACGCACCGTCCGGTGTCGGCGGAGATCGGCGAGCGCTTCATGCCCACGCTGCTGCTGACCTTCACCAGCATGGTCTGGTCGGTGATCTTCGGCATGGGCATCGGCATCATCTCGGCCGTCTACCGCAACCAATGGCCGGATCGCCTGGGCATGGCGATCGCGGTCTCCGGCATTTCGTTTCCCGCTTTCGCGCTCGGCATGCTGCTGATGCAGATCTTCTCGGTGGACCTGGGCTGGCTGCCCACGGTGGGCGCCGACACGTGGAAGCACTACATCCTGCCCTCCATCACGCTGGGTGCGGCCGTGGCCGCCGTGATGGCGCGCTTCACCCGCGCCTCGTTCGTGGAAGTGGTGAGCGAGGACTTCGTGCGCACCGCGCGCGCCAAGGGCCTGAACGAGCGCGTCGTGATCCTCAAGCACTGCCTGCGCAACGCGATGATTCCCGTGGTCACCATGATGGGCCTGCAGTTCGGCTTCCTGCTGGGCGGCTCGATCGTCGTGGAGGCGGTCTTCAACTGGCCCGGCGTGGGCCGCCTGCTGGTGGACGCGGTGAACACGCGCGACTACCCCCTCATCCAGACGCTGGTGCTGATGTTCTCGCTGGAGTTCATCCTCATCAATCTGGTGGTGGACATGCTCTATGGCTACATCAACCCCACCATCCGCTACAAGTAA